AATACATCACATTAGTGGAATATCTGCGAAACTTGGTCCACATTTGGCTTCCTTGGATGGGGGCAAGCATATGGTTATGAAGGCGTCTGAGATTTAGGCGGCTACTGGATTCCCTTAGGACGCTAAAGAAACTGGTGCGCGATTGGTTTAGCTCCTGGCGCAGTTCAGTGATTTGTTCACGCAGTTGTTCGAGTTCACCAGCTTGCCTAAGGTTAAAATGGAGAAGTATTGATTAGGCGTTTTTACTAGGAATTTcgatttataaatatagaaacccagattatttcttattttgaaTGTTCCTAGAAATGACATTAAACAAAGAATGTTCCAAGAAATGACATTAAACAAAGTGCCggaaatatttgatattaaaaaattccaaattacaaaattttaatatttatttgattatctgCTCAAGAGTGCCCCATGCTTATCACCCATCCAAAATGGGAAACCcatgttttaattatttagtcTGCCAAAGAATATTGTAGGTCACTGTAGACGGCAGTCCAAGTAGTGACGAATCGCACCGGAAGTGTGCATGAGGAGACTGCTATGTATAGTCGTAGAATAGAAAATCTGCTACGATAGTCCCATTGCAACAAGTGATAGGCCTATCAAAAGGTTTTATTACTCTCTTCAAATTCGGATTCATAAACTCTTCAGAACTTTATTGGTTTAGATGAAATTTTAGTGAAGGTAAACaataattgtaataataataatgccaCGTAgggacgaagcgcaccaggagagtgtgagaaggcgactactatatatacaggaagaaatgaaaatctgctgtgatggtccgatcataatgagtgatacatcaatcgaaaggtatcgcaaaaactaacagccctgctggaaaaatgcgaactagtctgaaaaacaactagttatagaactaatataaagcaaccggaatttgtctaaatgcatttggactacaaagggtctagaaaatttgtgctagtcgaaaaaatgattaacacaaaactagtaaaaaagaaacttgtctcggactggtacctttctgacaaaaaaaaaccgtaaaaatatttaactggtagaacaaatgcATGTTAAGGTCTAGTTAAAATGCAACtaaaatttaactagttgcaaatgaaacacatatgatccaaaaatatagcctatagtgtaaatgtcttgggaaatttaacactaaacaaatcaaacactcgaggtcttcggttcaatccccagtttctgtaaattttttttggctttttgtttgctaggatatgctttagttttattttaaactttgtttaatctgtccgagggaatatatatgtgaaaaatcactgtttttgaattatgttattattattattattattatattacaaaatatgatgcgtgtatggctcaatcagtaagtgtgtctacaaatccaaaggtcccgggttcaagtcctagagagggcgacttgcctcaaaaaaagtaagttggttttaattccatttaattatcatttactgtatttgattaactaaattaggagagggtcaagttaggcatcgtcaagtgctagtgaaatccaatcacttgatggtttagagataaatttttagttttttcgtgaaaatattttttttagtgtagtttaacagctgtaaccgtaaattggttaacagtcactagtgcaaaactagtagcaaatggactagttgtttccgatgaAAAGCATATAAAAAATGGACaagttcgttacaaggaaatggacactacttgaactagttaactttcccgacccaactagtattttactgGTCCAAAagtgattccgtttcctgcagggataATTACATATCAATACTTAGTCAATTTCAATAGGTTTGGGAGAGATGGcggtaaaagtgaaaatgtagtatattggagctgttggggagCTGTTGCTCCCACGTCCTAGTCTAGAAATGatgagaaaattttagaaagtgtatttagtAACGAGTgcattaatttttcgtcacaaaattcATAtgagaacttttgtatgttgaaggtgcgatcatcactagttttttacctcgttaagaggtttatttatttgtaataagtATTCGTCACAAAAGATGATATCtcaacttttgtatgttgaaggtgcgattgtcacaagttttttttttacctcgcTAAGaagtatacatatgtacaaaaGGGCGGTCtaaaaaatgaaatctttTTCTCACCCCATCGTATTCGaagattacaattttttttgagatggtttttaaattttcttaaaagttACTCTTACGATACGTATGACAGTTGGTattcagttaaaaaaaatcattctcCAATTTCTAGCCTTGTCAAATAATGGATTTAAAACAGGGATTGTAAGCAATGTATGGGTGAAATCTAGGCCACCTagattaaaataactttttttgtaagccaacagtgcgtatgagtgataaaaaaatgtctttgcCTATGCCTTAAATGCCACATACCAGGAAAGTGAGAGTACGaccttaaacatttttatactaatgtggaccgccctaatgaACATAGTATGTACTACATGCAAGTGTAAGTATGTTTAGATCAGCGGTCGGTAGCGTtgtattaagtgagcataggcgttttgttctgcccagccgctgctcgctcacgtacactgtagaacagcggtctgcacacacacatcgatgagctgcccagtgcaagttactcacacaaatataaaacaaaatgtcaacgtatgtgtgtgcagcCCGCTGGTTTAGATTGATAAGCCTAGCTTTAATCGTATAAATAGAAGGCATCCGAATCAGGCTGTTAGTCAATCTGCATCTTCTCAAGAAGTCGTAATCATGCGACGATTCTGGGCAATTGAAGTTCTTCTTTTGGGCTACGTCGTTTTAGGTGAAGCTTGTAAATACTGTGTTCCAAAAGAAAATTGCTTACAACAGTCAACCACATTTTACTCTGTGTGCTTTCACTCTGAAGTCTGTTGTGAAGTTCTTCGTGACGTAAGCTTAAATAGATAATTTGTGTAAACCAGATAATAGTTCATTGCATTTGATTATTCGTAGAATAACGATATTTGGTCgcagaaaacagaaacagtTGAACAACAAGCTGTATTCACATATGGGCCATTACCACCTCAAAAAAAAGTATGTTTACAATAGAATTTTGTTTCCGAGAGATTTAAATCTATTTCCGTTTATAAGCAGGTACCGGAAATAGGTATCACCTATTGGCCACCCACCacaacaccaccaccaccacaaccaACTACTCAAATCCCCAAATCCGGTGAAATCGGACAGAAGGGCTTGAGTAACCCCCTCGGATTAGATCTCACGAAATGTGTCACTGATGAGCAGGCAAAGCCTGGCCAGTATCCCTGGGTTGTTGCCTTGTTCAACGGGAGTCAGTACTGGTCGGGCGGATCCCTGATTTCTGCAGGAGTTGTCCTAACAGCAGCTCACCGCGTATGGTCCATGAAGCCCGATCAAATTGTCGTCAGGGCTGGCGAATGGGACATAGAATCGGAAACGGAGTCCTTTCGGTCTGAGGAACGCGATGTGGAGAGGATCGTGGTCCACGAAAGTTTTGACTATTTAACCGGTGGCAACAACTTGGCGCTTCTCTTCCTCAAAACGCCGTTCGAGTTAAAGAACCACATCAGACCTATCGGGTTGCCTCAATCAATTGGATCGCTCAATGGACGTCGTTGCACGGCTGCAGGTTGGGGAAAAATCACGTTCCAGGCTCATAGCTATTCGAGCATTCTGAAGAAAGTTGAGTTACCCATTGTGGAAAGAAAGACATGTCAGGATATGTTGAGACGAACCAAATTGGGCTGGAGCTATAACCTGGCCCAGAGTCTTATTTGTGCCGGCGGTGAGTCTGACAAGGATACCTGTTACGGCGATGGCGGATCTGCCTTATTCTGCTCCGTTGAAGGCGGCAATCCAGATATCTACGAGCAGGTTGGCATCGTGAACTGGGGGATGGATTGTGGCCAAAAAGATGTTCCCGGAACCTATACAGATGTGGCTTTGTTTAGGGACTGGATTTTACCGAAGATAGTACCATTTACCTTCAAAAAATCGGGATGAATGCGCCGATAAGTTGTAAAATGCTATTTTtgattcggttttttttttgcattgtgTTTAATTGTGAAACACTGcaggaaaaaacaacaattacaGACATAAAACCATTAAAACGTGTATTTGAGtgtggaaaaaatattattttaatggaaATGTTACGATAATCTGTGCAAGCAAGGCACTATCGCCCTGCACAAGTAGAGGTTAAAACAGCTCTGAGCTAGagattgtttgtttgtttgagaCTTTCGAGTCATAGGTCATGGGATTATCGAGAAAGCGAGCTTCAATCAAGCTCATGTTTCCAATGATCCCTTTAAACATTTCAGTTcaacaagaaaataaaccAGTCAAACAGCTCAGATTACTCAAACAGCTCGAAAAGTTCCGAATAATATTTCAGATAAGGTGATTATTTAGTATCTCGTTTAAACTCATTCATTTATAATAAGATATTCTTTTAAGAATGTCTTTAATCGTGAAAATACGATCCCCTATGGATCTAAAGAAGCTTATAGTTCGATTACAAGAAAGTACCAAAACCTTACCAATTCTTAAGTATCGCATTCCATCAGCatagctttttaaattttttgccttcttcaaaaatacatataatatcATTTTCATTAGATGAAGAAATGACGGAAAAGCAAAAGGCAAATCACAATACTATactcgtgcagggctctacAAGTTACCAACAAACTACGagaaaatttattcaaaagaaatgtatatattttcgtgcggggtttttgtaaaaattatagaaaCAACTATAGCCTAACTTCTTTGGCTCAAACTTCCTTAACTCAAATAAAACTTCTCACAGGCAGCGTTTGGTGacattacttaaaaaaaaaagccgaaataggaaaaaaatttggaaaattgttatctttaaaaGTAAAGTTATGCACTTCCCCAGAGATAAGCAACGGATTGTTTACAGATTTCCCAAGAAtatttcttctttattttgtCCTTCTATCATCTATAAGTATACTGTAGGGTGTGTCGATTTCTATTGGAccgaaaagagaaaagaagagATCTTATATTGGCGATTCATCTAATGGCCTAAATTGATGTTTGACCCCCGCAAACACTTCTTGTTCgtttttttatgtaaaaatattgtttttagcACAATCATGTTAGCAAATGTGTAACgcccatttttatacccgttactcgtagagtaaaagggtatattgtattcgtgcaaaagtatgtaacagggagaaggaagcgtttccgaccctataaagtatatatatccttgatcagggttactatccgagtcgatatagccatgtctgtctgtccgtctgttcgtccgtatgaacgctaagatctcggaaactacaaaagctagaaggttgagattttccacacatattattgggcttctacgcagcgcaagtttatttcagccgagcgccacgccccctctaacgcccataatcgcccactaactaactaacctaccttttattttgttgtgtatatttatacctatcgaaatgtagaagacatttttcaaatcagaccatttattaaaaagttatacgcaatcaaacaaattttatataacCATCTCCCTCACACtacctttagccgagtgacgtgtattagatagtcgggacacaaacccgactatagcgttctctcttgtttcttttGGTGGTAACCAACCATTAGGTTGTTCAGAaccttttaaagatttcgttCGCCCATAATCGGCCCACCCtattatacataaataatatataatgcCAATCGCTTggatgaaacaaaaaaaaattaacaagcgtttattaagaaaaattcccatctaCAAACATATGAGGGCAACTGATAAGGAATCTGAGGGTATAAAAGAGGAATCATTCGGACGGAATTATTTATTCTGGTGGTGTAAACATGGAGCGATACTGGACCATCGGAGCTCTTCTCTTGGGCTGCGTCCTTATGGGCAATGCCTGTTTATATAGCTGTGTTGCTCGGGAACATTGTGAATTAGAGGCAACTATATTTGACTACCGATCGAAAAATTGCACCTCCCCTCAAATTTGCTGTGCATTCATCCGACAggtatgttaaaaaaaatattcgagTGTGACAAATTTAtatcttaatatttttgattatttgcAGAATATTTTTGCACAACAACCCAATTTTTACCCGCCAAGAGAGGACCCAGTACGGCCATATGATCCAACAGCAACACAGAGGCCAAATGGAGCAGGAATAATTCAACCAAATGGCCCCGCAGATCATTTTGCAGGTCCGAACGGAAACCAATTTAACCAAAAGCCAACCTACGGTGCTGGTAATCCACCAGTATCCCCACCACCCCCTTCGTACCCGACAAGACAACCCCCACCACGACCATATGATCAAACAGTCACGGGTGGTATTCCAGCAACTCAATGGCCAAATGGAGCAGGAATAATTCAACCAAATGGCCCTGCAGAATATTTTGCAGGTCCGAACGGAAACCCATTTAACCAACAGCCAATCTACGGTGGTGGTATCGGAAATCGACCAAATGCTCCAAATGGAAACACATTTATCGCGGCAGGAAGACCTCCCATAACCGGTGGGAATCCACCAGTTTCGACCGGAAACATCTACAACCCAACAATTCCCGGTGGTAACTCACAACCTTCGAAGACAAGTGGCGGACCTCAAAATCACCCTAAAGGTCTAGAACAAAGTGAAGAGTGCGGTTTGAGCAATCCAAATGGCTTGCAATTCATCGCTGAAGTCACCAAGGATCAAGCATTGCCTGGACAGTATCCTTGGAGCGTGGTTCTGATCCACCAAGGGGAATACTTGGCAGGCGGATCATTGATCAAACCAGGAGTGGTCCTAACAGCAGCTCATCGACTGGTGGGCGTATCTCACACTGATCTTTTGGTCAGGGCTGGCGACTGGGACTTGGGGACCACCAGAGAGCAATTTAAAGCTGAGCATCGCGAAGTGGAAAGAATACAGAGCCACGAAAGATTCAACTTTACTTCGAGTGCCAACAACTTGGCACTTCTCTTCCTGAAATCGGAGTTCCAGTTGTCTAACCACATCAGAACAATCTGTTTGCCAAAGGCGAGGAAATCGTTCGAAGGACGCCGCTGTATGGTTGCCGGTTGGGGAAAGATAAAGTTCGACGATGAAAGCCACTCGACCATTCTGAAGAGGGTTGAGTTACCTATGGTGGACAGGAGGACATGTCAGCGACAGTTGCAGCAAACCAGATTGGGATCCCACTATCAGCTCCCGGAAAGCCTGATTTGCGCAGGAGGCGAGATTGACCAGGATGCTTGCTCCGGCGATGGAGGATCTGCCCTTTTCTGCTCCGTCGGTGGGGAAAATTCTGGTCTCTTCGAGCAGGCTGGCATCGTAAACTGGGGCATCAATTGCGGACAAAAGGACGTTCCCGGTACCTATACGGATGTGGCTATGTTCAGGC
The genomic region above belongs to Drosophila takahashii strain IR98-3 E-12201 chromosome 2L, DtakHiC1v2, whole genome shotgun sequence and contains:
- the LOC108054990 gene encoding phenoloxidase-activating factor 2-like isoform X1, with amino-acid sequence MRRFWAIEVLLLGYVVLGEACKYCVPKENCLQQSTTFYSVCFHSEVCCEVLRDNNDIWSQKTETVEQQAVFTYGPLPPQKKQVPEIGITYWPPTTTPPPPQPTTQIPKSGEIGQKGLSNPLGLDLTKCVTDEQAKPGQYPWVVALFNGSQYWSGGSLISAGVVLTAAHRVWSMKPDQIVVRAGEWDIESETESFRSEERDVERIVVHESFDYLTGGNNLALLFLKTPFELKNHIRPIGLPQSIGSLNGRRCTAAGWGKITFQAHSYSSILKKVELPIVERKTCQDMLRRTKLGWSYNLAQSLICAGGESDKDTCYGDGGSALFCSVEGGNPDIYEQVGIVNWGMDCGQKDVPGTYTDVALFRDWILPKIVPFTFKKSG
- the LOC108054990 gene encoding phenoloxidase-activating factor 2-like isoform X2; its protein translation is MRRFWAIEVLLLGYVVLGEACKYCVPKENCLQQSTTFYSVCFHSEVCCEVLRDNNDIWSQKTETVEQQAVFTYGPLPPQKKVPEIGITYWPPTTTPPPPQPTTQIPKSGEIGQKGLSNPLGLDLTKCVTDEQAKPGQYPWVVALFNGSQYWSGGSLISAGVVLTAAHRVWSMKPDQIVVRAGEWDIESETESFRSEERDVERIVVHESFDYLTGGNNLALLFLKTPFELKNHIRPIGLPQSIGSLNGRRCTAAGWGKITFQAHSYSSILKKVELPIVERKTCQDMLRRTKLGWSYNLAQSLICAGGESDKDTCYGDGGSALFCSVEGGNPDIYEQVGIVNWGMDCGQKDVPGTYTDVALFRDWILPKIVPFTFKKSG
- the SPH93 gene encoding phenoloxidase-activating factor 2, giving the protein MERYWTIGALLLGCVLMGNACLYSCVAREHCELEATIFDYRSKNCTSPQICCAFIRQNIFAQQPNFYPPREDPVRPYDPTATQRPNGAGIIQPNGPADHFAGPNGNQFNQKPTYGAGNPPVSPPPPSYPTRQPPPRPYDQTVTGGIPATQWPNGAGIIQPNGPAEYFAGPNGNPFNQQPIYGGGIGNRPNAPNGNTFIAAGRPPITGGNPPVSTGNIYNPTIPGGNSQPSKTSGGPQNHPKGLEQSEECGLSNPNGLQFIAEVTKDQALPGQYPWSVVLIHQGEYLAGGSLIKPGVVLTAAHRLVGVSHTDLLVRAGDWDLGTTREQFKAEHREVERIQSHERFNFTSSANNLALLFLKSEFQLSNHIRTICLPKARKSFEGRRCMVAGWGKIKFDDESHSTILKRVELPMVDRRTCQRQLQQTRLGSHYQLPESLICAGGEIDQDACSGDGGSALFCSVGGENSGLFEQAGIVNWGINCGQKDVPGTYTDVAMFRHWIDEQLLPFKYRLADGPHQ